The sequence GTTCTAAGCTTGATCTTTCTAAAATTACTGGTGTTCCAGGTATGTCATTTAAATTATGTATGGGACAGGGTGCGACCAATGCAGTTCCAATGCTTGGTAATTTAGGTGCTACAAATTATGCGAATGATGATGCTTCAATGGAAGATATCAAACTTGCTGGATTTATCTTTGAACCATATAATGATGGTCAGTATATTGTAAAAACTACAGCATTCAGAGCGTACGATCTTCCTGGTTTTGACACAGCAAATATGATGGCTGCTCTGTTCGATGGTGCGATGGGTATGCCAACAGCAGATACTGCAATGATGAGTCAACAAGGAGATATCGACGGTGCTGCGATTTCTGTGTTAGTTGACGGTGTGACAGAAGATGGTTACTTTGCTGATGTAAAACTATTTGCTTCATTAGCAGGGACTAAAACTAGACCAGATGCTGATGGTCAAATGTTAGGTATGACTCCATCTGATCTAGGATTTGCATTACCTGACTTTGGTGCTTCTAAAGGTGAAGGAAAAGGTGGTCACTCTTACTGGTTCGGTGCACAGCTTCCTGTAAATGTTGGTGATGAGAATTATGGTAAACTTGGACTTGAGTATAACCATGGAAGTAAATACTGGAGACCATTTGATTATGCTGAAGACACTATGATCGGTTCTAAATTGGCTGCACGTGGTGATGCTTGGGAAGTATACTATACGTATCAATTCAATGAAGCTTTAAGTGCTCAATTCAGATATACATCAATTGATTATGACTATACTGGAAGTCAAGGTTTCTTCGCTTCAGGTGGTACACCATTAAAAATTGATGACTTAAAAGCTATGAGTACTGCAGCAGGCGCTCCAATGGGTCCACAAGCTGCGATGGTAGCAGATGCTATGTTACCAAATGTTGTTGAAAAAGCACAAGATGCTAGATTCTACATCAGATATAGATTCTAAGATCATTTAACAAAGGGTTTTCCCTTTGTTAATCCCCCTTATTTTTTTAAATCTCATTACACACTTAATCCACTTTTTTTCTTTATCCTAATACTCGTAACATTATTAATTTAAATTAAATGAAGTTCGGTTATAATATTGGCCACTTACAAAACACACAAAAAGGACTACAATGAAACACTTCACAAAATTGCTACTTGCAATGGTTGTTACTATGGGACTGGCAACAGGGCTTGCTGCAAATGCTGCACCTAAAGCTACTCACAATGTAACTATCTTAACTGCAGATAACAGTGATGGAAAGATCACACCTAAGACGATCGCAGCGGCATTTGAAAAAGCAGGTTTTTTCATCAATGACAACAGAGATATGACAGCACCATGGAAAAAACAGATCAAAGATGGTACGAAAAATTTTGATACGCTTGAGTTTGATGTCTATAACCTCTTTACGATCTTTAAAAAAGATTTTGTTGTTAAGTTGGGTAAAAAATATCCGAATATCGGACTTTTCTCTCCAATGAGTATGTCTATCTGGACAAAAAAAGGGTCAAAAACGATTTCGATCTCTTCTTTGAGTGCTGAAGCAATGGCTAATATCATGGGGATCCCTGCAGATGATGCAGAACTTGTTGCATATGGTAAATTGATCCAAGAGACACTTAGAGCAGCACTTCCAAATGCAAAAGAAGAAAAAGTAACTTATGAGATGAAGCAACCGGAAGGTCCACTTGTTACCACTGTTCAAGGGAAAATGGACCCTGAGGCAGATTGGGAAGAGGTGAAAGATAAATTCGAAGCAGATTTCGAGCAAGCACTGATCCCGGCTATGTTCATCAATGCTGGATTTAATGACCTTAACTATGATATGGAAGAGAGTGGCTCTGAAGCGTTTACTTTTTATGATGTTTACTCTATCTGTTACCTAGAGGTAATCTATACAGTAGCTAAAACACACCCTGAAGCAGGGGCATTTGCACCTTGTTCAATGTACATGTATCAGAAAAAAGGTACACATACTATGGAAATCGGATTCCCTTCAGTGTATAACTGGATAGCATCTTTAGCGATCGAAGACAAAGCATCTCATGATGTTCTGCTTATGGCACAAAAGAAAATGGAAGATATACTTAAAAAGCTTACTTCTAAAACGCTTACTGCTGAGTAATCAGCCATATTTCGGCGGGGATCTTTACTCCCGCCTCTATGCGAATAACGCTTTTATTATAAAAGTGTTATCTCATCCCCTTTTTTAATCGTACCACCCTCAATAACTTTAGCAAAAATACCCCTATCATTTTTAAGCAGTGTAGGCAGACTCTCATCTATTTGGGAAAGATGGTCGCACATCGTACAGTTTTGGCTTATCTCCAAGACCACTTCACCGATGCGCAGTTGATCTCCTGGCACAAGATGGTAAGGGTTGTAGTCCATCAAGATGTTTTCTCCCAAAGAACCAAAAGGAAATGTGATATTGTGCCCGCTGGCCAAAGCATAACTCGCTTCTGATGTAAGCAATACGGATCTGTTGATATTGGTATCATAATACTTATCTTCTATAACACCTTTTGGATCCAAGTTAAATGACTTTTTCTCAATGCGAGAAGAGGTACCCTGAACGGATATAAAAAGAGTTGTAACTTTTCCTACGTTTTTCATAAAAGTGTCCTCTTTATTTTTTTAGAATTGTACCATAAAGATTTTATAGAGGGTGATAGTGTCAGAAAACTTAAAGCTCTTTTATATTATCTTTAATCAATAATTGATAGATAGGATTCTTAGTGAACAGAAGCAGTGAAGAGAGTATAGAACAGTTCTATACCATGGTTGAAGAGAATATAGAGAATGGTATGCTCTACAGGGATGCCATAGAGTTGGCAGCAGTGACGATAGGGGGCCTAATAACGGCTAAAGTATCCCAAGCTATGGCTAAGTACCAAGAGGCGATACATCCGCAGTCACATCTGTCACAAGAAGAGGATAAAGATGCCTTGGCACTTTTAAGTATGGGAGTGTTGTGGGACAATAAGTATTTTAATCCGATACCGCCTGATGAGACAACACCTTTGGAAAATGCGCTGGCTGAATCTATCTATTTTATCATGAAATACGGCAAAGAAGAAGATGGATTGAACAAAGCATTAGAAGCGAACGAGAAATGTGTGGGTGATGTAGAGACACGTGCCAAAGCGATACGGAGAGTACTGGGAAAAGTATGAAACGACGTCATTTTTTACTTTTAGGTTTTTCTGTTTTCCCCTATACTGCAGAGTTGCTCGCTGTAGATTATAGGAAGCGTAACCCTCTGGCGTGGAAAGCCTCTTCGATCAATGATGCGGCACTGGCACTGTATGGAAGAGAAAAGTTTTCAACGATCCAGAAAAGTACAGCTATCGAACTGATAGTCCCTAGAGGTATCGTAAGAGATCCGGAAGAGATCCCTATCACTATACGTTCAAGTCTCAAAGCAAAAACGCTTGCCATTTTCCAAGATGCCAATCCTAAGAGTTTGGTCGCCGTCTTTGATATTAATGGAGAGGGTATGGTCGAGTATGAGCTTAATATAAGAATGGAGTTTAAGGGAACCGTATTTGCCGTAATTGAAGGGATGGATGGAAAACTCTATTATGCACGGGAGTATATCGAGATACTTCACTTAAGCTGTATGGGCTCTGGGGAGTAACAAGACAGCATGATACGGTATCAGTGATCCCTTAGGAAGCACTTTCGTATCGGTTTGTCAGACTGTATATATAATATTTATGATAATTATATAGTTTTTTTATGTTTGTGGTGAATTTTCGTTACAGAGGGAAGATAATTATAGAGGTTCTAAGGACAGATTAATCATTTTAATCCCTAACTTTTATTTTATTTGAATATAATCTATGGCATATGACGAAATTAAGGGGATACATCCTTAGTCATTTTAAAATTAATCAAGGAGGACAAATGAATAAG is a genomic window of Sulfurovum sp. XGS-02 containing:
- a CDS encoding DUF3373 family protein is translated as MKKIVTASLVATLALTTVNASSVNDRITDLEAQLAKLQKKVKKQNKKINEVKAHDSGDNIKWGVDLRTSIDNINYDMADGTEQGKNDLMATRLWLNMAYAPNANNVFKGQLSYNKAFGADLGQTTNDALNPFGMRGFGFDTFNWFSNESLTNDNLKVRQAYWLYLGEKAFGLDMPWTFSVGRRPSTNGFLANLRDDDAAQSPLGHIINVEFDGLSSKLDLSKITGVPGMSFKLCMGQGATNAVPMLGNLGATNYANDDASMEDIKLAGFIFEPYNDGQYIVKTTAFRAYDLPGFDTANMMAALFDGAMGMPTADTAMMSQQGDIDGAAISVLVDGVTEDGYFADVKLFASLAGTKTRPDADGQMLGMTPSDLGFALPDFGASKGEGKGGHSYWFGAQLPVNVGDENYGKLGLEYNHGSKYWRPFDYAEDTMIGSKLAARGDAWEVYYTYQFNEALSAQFRYTSIDYDYTGSQGFFASGGTPLKIDDLKAMSTAAGAPMGPQAAMVADAMLPNVVEKAQDARFYIRYRF
- a CDS encoding DUF302 domain-containing protein; this encodes MKHFTKLLLAMVVTMGLATGLAANAAPKATHNVTILTADNSDGKITPKTIAAAFEKAGFFINDNRDMTAPWKKQIKDGTKNFDTLEFDVYNLFTIFKKDFVVKLGKKYPNIGLFSPMSMSIWTKKGSKTISISSLSAEAMANIMGIPADDAELVAYGKLIQETLRAALPNAKEEKVTYEMKQPEGPLVTTVQGKMDPEADWEEVKDKFEADFEQALIPAMFINAGFNDLNYDMEESGSEAFTFYDVYSICYLEVIYTVAKTHPEAGAFAPCSMYMYQKKGTHTMEIGFPSVYNWIASLAIEDKASHDVLLMAQKKMEDILKKLTSKTLTAE
- a CDS encoding MOSC domain-containing protein encodes the protein MKNVGKVTTLFISVQGTSSRIEKKSFNLDPKGVIEDKYYDTNINRSVLLTSEASYALASGHNITFPFGSLGENILMDYNPYHLVPGDQLRIGEVVLEISQNCTMCDHLSQIDESLPTLLKNDRGIFAKVIEGGTIKKGDEITLL
- a CDS encoding thiosulfate oxidation carrier protein SoxY, with the translated sequence MKRRHFLLLGFSVFPYTAELLAVDYRKRNPLAWKASSINDAALALYGREKFSTIQKSTAIELIVPRGIVRDPEEIPITIRSSLKAKTLAIFQDANPKSLVAVFDINGEGMVEYELNIRMEFKGTVFAVIEGMDGKLYYAREYIEILHLSCMGSGE